TTCCATCCCCCGTTAGGCTTGCCGGTTTTGGGATCGCGTCCCTCTAGCGTATACCAATAGATTTGACCGAGAGCCGTAGCATCGGGACCAAGTGTAGGGGTAACCCCGGCAGGCAATGTTCCGGAGGGGAGCGAGTTGAGCTTTTCAAGAATGCGCGATCGACTCCAGTAAAAATCGACCTTATCGTTAAATATTACATAGATGAACGACATGCCAAACATGGAAGTGCTGCGTACAGTCTTAACCCCCGGTGTACCAAGCAGTGCTGATGTTAAAGGATAGGTTATCTGGTCTTGGATGTCCTTGGGAGAGCGGCCCATCCACTCGGTGGCAACAATTTGTTGGTTGTCGCCAATGTCGGGAATAGCATCAACCGGTATGGGATTACGCGGCATGAAGCCGGTGTTCCAGCTGAAAGGAGAGTATACTACCCCAAAAACCACAAAGGTGATGAGGAAGATAAAGGTTATCAGCCGGTTTTCGAGAAAATATTTAACGAGTCGATTGAACATAAGATCAAGTTCAGAATCCACCAGTTGGCAGAAAAGTTTTGATGATGTACAAAAGTTGAAAAGGGAAAAGATGAGGTAATTTGAAGGGGAGCGACAATGAGCATTGAGTTCATTGTCATTCTCCAATATTCAAATCACCTCATTTTCAAATTATCGATACTTGCAGCAACCAGGAAGAGCATCATAAACCTTAGCGTCGGCCTTGTATTTCTCGGTGTCGTGTCCCACGGCGGCAATCTTTTTCTGAATTGCATCGCTGGTTACCTTCGCTGGGTCATAAACTATTGTTAGCAACTTCGTTTCATCGCTCCATTCGGCTTTCGAAACACCTTCCACTTTGGCTGCCTTCTCGATACGGGTTTTACACATACCGCATTTGCCCGAGACTGTAAACGATTCTGTTTTGGTGGCAACCACCTTCGATTGATCCTGTGTTTGTGCAAACGAAGTTGCACCTAATGCTACCACAAAAAGGGTAGCGATGAATAACTTTACTGTTCTCATAGTTGTAAGAGTTAATGTTATACAAATATTTAACAACATCACATTGGCATTGTTTGGCCGATAAGCATAATATGCCGTCAGCTAGGAAATAACTAGAGAAGTAAAGGGTATCAAATACGAAGAATACAAATATCTAAAAGATCCACAGCGCTGATAGGTATATGGCCAGGTGGGATAACACTTGTACGAGTGGAGAAATGGAAATTTGTTATGCGCAAAAGATAATCGCTAGGGGCTATGAACACCTGAGCAAGCTGCTTCGAAAGCACCTTAAACTCGAATGAGGATGGGCTATAGTTGCTATCGACCGAATAAACTGCCACCTCGTTTTGGCAGCAGGTGGAAGAAATCTCGTGTTGTATTGGGCAGGTGTTTTCGTTGCTCTCCATGCCACAGGAACCAATGGTACCCGAGAAGGAATACTTTACGTCGGCTACCTCCCCACCACAGATATGTGTGGCCTTGGAAAAGTGCATCCCCGA
Above is a genomic segment from Williamwhitmania taraxaci containing:
- a CDS encoding heavy-metal-associated domain-containing protein, producing MRTVKLFIATLFVVALGATSFAQTQDQSKVVATKTESFTVSGKCGMCKTRIEKAAKVEGVSKAEWSDETKLLTIVYDPAKVTSDAIQKKIAAVGHDTEKYKADAKVYDALPGCCKYR
- a CDS encoding HYC_CC_PP family protein: MKKILSILFAALILLSGMHFSKATHICGGEVADVKYSFSGTIGSCGMESNENTCPIQHEISSTCCQNEVAVYSVDSNYSPSSFEFKVLSKQLAQVFIAPSDYLLRITNFHFSTRTSVIPPGHIPISAVDLLDICILRI